Below is a window of Malus domestica chromosome 13, GDT2T_hap1 DNA.
CTCTGTTTTCTCTCACTTACATTGCCAATGCTCAATTCACCTCATCATCTTACATATTTCTAAATATGACTAATTGGAAGTACATCTAAAACCAGTGAAAATgctttggtgaaaatgtttttaaaactaatctttagtaaaaattcAAATGGATCCTAAAATAAACACTTTAAGCGCTTTCTGCAAAAAGCACATATTTTgcgtgtttttctttctttcaaaaaGCACCTAAATTCGAATACAGGCCTGAAATTTATCTTCAACTATTGAACTATCCCATGGTGGTCGCCAATGCTCAATTCATCTCATCATCTTTACAACTAAATATATGGGTAATGATAAGGacattaaatttgaaaactaaatgatttatcaacaataaaaataagcatgttaatcaacattttAGTAATAATTAACTCATCAACTTCTATGTcctttagtttacaaaattatgTTTGTACAGTTTACAAAATTATGTCATTTAACATATGTTTGTAATTTAACGTCTAGATCACtcaagattttaaagaatttaaaaaaaaaaaaaataggcgTGATCTAGTAATAATAGTGTATACCATACATTATGTGTAACAAAATGCGTAGcataaaaatatttaacatgattaatctaattaaacaaaacaaatgacGTTTGATATCATTCCAACGAGAGATAATTGCGACTAAGCTCATTAATTCATTAAAACAAAGAAGACTTTCTAACAAACAAAGAAGACTTTCTAACTTTTACTGAAAGTTAAAAAAGAAGTAGACAAATACAACGTAAAGATTGGTGGTGGCAATAGTGTTGAAGAGCGTTGACGATCTTCTGCTTACAGAAGTTGCCGACGAAGCGTCTTGATTTCCATGAGCACCGTTTTTGTAGTAGAACGGAAAATAAGGTAAGATGGGGTCCGGAGGAGGATTAGCACCATATCCATAGCCGCCGTTATAAGTAGACGGAGGAGGGTTGTACGGGTAATATCCAGTTGGGTTGTTGACGACGGCCGGAGGCGGGTATGCCGCGGTTTGGGACGACGGAGGAGATGGCGTTGTGGTGGTCGGAGTTGTTGGAGTAAAAGTGCCTCCGGTGCCTGTAGGTGGAGGATAACATGGATACGCGCAGGGATTGTctgatattgttgttgcagGAAAGCTGAGAATTATTGAGAACAAAAAGAGACCTGAGAGAATGAGTGGGTTTATCTTTGCAGCAGCAGCCATGGGAGATTGGGCCGAGTATTTTGTGGGAGTTTAGGAAAATGAGTGAGAGAGTGGAAGGAAAagggatgtgtgtgtgtgtgtgtgtgtgtgtgtttggggaAGAAAACAAGTGGAGtgggtggaggtggaggtggttgTACAACTTTTCTTATTAGAAAGAAGACTTTGAGGGTCTTGTCATGACTCAAAGagtaagaaaaagaaagaaaatatagaGGGGCCAAAAGGGATTGTTGAAGAAAGCAAATTCTATCTAGCAGCGAGCAGCTACACCTAAATAGTTTTAGACCGTATATAGTTAGAAGATGCCTCATTACACTTTCACTTTATGAATTTCTTTTTGATATATGGGAGGTTTCGAATCCTGTACTTAGTATATTCTTACTTATCATTCTACTTACCATCACTTTTACGTTTTGAATTTGGCTATTAgtgttatttaaattttaaagtcAATAGTAGCCTGCTAGATGAACAAATTTTGAAGTTATTTAACATGTATAAAGTAAACAAACTTCTTAAGTAAGACGTAGTCGAAAAAACTCTAAGATTGTTCACATAGCTTCTAGTTATTAGATGTCAACTCGTTTCAAACTTCCTAGTCCTTAagttaagaaaaaaagaagagtatATAGTTCAATTAGGCTAAAATCACGAATTATTCATTTGAGACAAC
It encodes the following:
- the LOC139190423 gene encoding extensin-like, whose amino-acid sequence is MAAAAKINPLILSGLFLFSIILSFPATTISDNPCAYPCYPPPTGTGGTFTPTTPTTTTPSPPSSQTAAYPPPAVVNNPTGYYPYNPPPSTYNGGYGYGANPPPDPILPYFPFYYKNGAHGNQDASSATSVSRRSSTLFNTIATTNLYVVFVYFFFNFQ